One window of Ammospiza nelsoni isolate bAmmNel1 chromosome 12, bAmmNel1.pri, whole genome shotgun sequence genomic DNA carries:
- the LOC132078436 gene encoding LOW QUALITY PROTEIN: thrombopoietin receptor-like (The sequence of the model RefSeq protein was modified relative to this genomic sequence to represent the inferred CDS: deleted 2 bases in 1 codon) has protein sequence MEMNKHIPTLPTVYERLVQANTWVVLRGLEPGVRYHIYQLRRKPDSTSMDGVWGPWWQALAAETPHSSGDIGLCCSTPDLRHVRCEWGWDPAEPHSSHQLLYRPPPSGAGTREDAWQQCEEVSRGAQGTYACTFQPKAGSAISVLVNVTRTHMLPTLSYFKEPFWLHQAVLTDAPQLVQATASQGRLSLQWLLPLELPAEQLDYQVHYAMENSHDWKVLQVPRAARKEVLDLRPGSRYPAQVRAQPSGPWYRGSWSVGPKPVVVDAVADAGWLIPSVTVVPLLFSAALLGLRCNFPSLYSNMKQKLWPPVPELHRALGSFLQESSKHGQVSHAFDKQPLEETVLPCLLEVLPGPRREAGPPPEHAGGRLSSTDIANQSYLLMSGWEPLAATTAPTPP, from the exons ATGGAGATGAACAAGCACATACCTACTCTACCCACCGTGTATGAA aggctggTCCAGGCCAACACTTGGGTGGTGCTCCGGGGCCTGGAGCCAGGGGTGAGGTACCACATC TACCAGCTGCGCAGAAAGCCCGACAGTACCTCCATGGACGGCGTCTGGGGGCCCTGGTggcaggctctggctgcagagacCCCGCACTCCTCCG gagACATCGGGCTGTGCTGCAGTACCCCTGACCTGCGGCACGTGCGCTGCGAGTGGGGCTGggaccctgcagagccccacagctcccaccagctCCTCTACCGGCCACCTCCGAGCGGGGCTGGCACAAG GGAAGATGCATGGCAACAGTGCGAGGAGGTAagcaggggggcacagggcacctATGCCTGCACCTTCCAGCccaaggctggcagtgccatctCTGTCCTGGTGAATGTCACCAGGACCCACATGCTGCCCACACTCAGCTACTTCAAGGAGCCCTTTTGGCTGCACCAGGCTG TGCTCACAGATGCCCCACAGCTTGTGCAGGCAACAGCGTCACAGGGCCGGCTGAgcctgcagtggctgctgcccctggagctgcctgcagagcagctggactACCAGGTCCACTATGCCATGGAGAACAGCCATGACTGGAAG GTCCTGCAGGTTCCGCGAGCAGCGAGGAAAGAGGTCCTGGACCTGCGGCCAGGCTCCCGCTACCCCGCGCAGGTGCGGGCCCAGCCCAGCGGGCCGTGGTACCGGGGCAGCTGGAGCGTCGGGCCCAAACCCGTTGTGGTTGATGCCGTGGCCGATGCGg GCTGGCTCATCCCCAGTGTTACGGTGGTGCCGCTGCTCTTCTCAGCAGCGCTCCTGGGGCTGCGCTGCAACTTCCCCTCCCTCTACAG CAACATGAAGCAGAAACTCTGGCCGCCCGTTCCTGAGCTGCACCGTGCTCTGGGCAGCTTcctccaggaaagcagcaagCACGGCCAGGTGA GCCATGCCTTCGACAAGCAGCCGCTGGAGGAGAccgtcctgccctgcctgctggaggtgctgcccgGCCCGCGGCGTGAGGCGGGCCCGCCGCCAGAGCACGCTGGGGGCCGCCTGTCCAGCACCGACATCGCCAACCAGTCCTACCTGCTCATGAGCGGCTGGGAGCCGCTGGCAGCCACGACCGCCCCCACCCCGCCATAA